A genomic window from Anas platyrhynchos isolate ZD024472 breed Pekin duck chromosome 13, IASCAAS_PekinDuck_T2T, whole genome shotgun sequence includes:
- the SLC6A8 gene encoding sodium- and chloride-dependent creatine transporter 1, which translates to MPPVPADTAAPQPPAAPRRDAATAAPPGSEGAEPPAAGEERAVTAPLVGPPGPPKAAAPERETWTRQMDFIMSCVGFAVGLGNVWRFPYLCYKNGGGVFLIPYLLIVFVGGIPVFFLEVALGQFMKQGGIAAWNIAPLFKGLGLASMVIVFFCNSYYIMILVWGLFYLVHSLTDTLPWATCGHAWNTEQCAEFFHLELCRNASTNASAAAAAGALNFSCTDLANKRSPVIEFWENKVLRLSGDLSEPGEMNWQMILCLVTTWVVVYFCIWKGVKSTGKIVYFTALFPYVVLILLLVHGVTLPGALGGIVYYLKPDWSKLAEAQVWIDAGTQIFFSYAIGLGALTALGSYNRFHNNCYRDAYILAVINSSTSFFAGFVVFSVLGFMASEQGVDISKVAESGPGLAFIAYPKAVTLMPLSPLWATLFFFMLLVLGLDSQFVGVEGFITGILDLFPQPGAGSLRRELTAALCCVVCCLIDLSMVTQGGMYVFQLFDYYSASGITLLWQAFWECVVIAWVYGADRFMDDVARMIGYRPLPFMKWCWAVVTPLVCVGIFVFHVVNYKPLTYNKTYVYPWWGDAIGWVLALSSMLCIPCTVLYKLLRCKGSLRERWQLLTTPIWGHHHLEYLTPEAEAKLLAPEPPKEKTTLFETVI; encoded by the exons ATGCCCCCCGTCCCCGCCGACACGGCCGCCCCgcagccgcccgccgccccgcgccgcgacgccgccaccgccgccccgccgggctCCG AGGGCGCGGAGCCCCCCGCGGCGGGCGAGGAGCGGGCGGTGACGGCGCCGCTGGTGgggccccccggcccccccaaaGCGGCCGCCCCCGAGCGGGAGACGTGGACGCGGCAGATGGACTTCATCATGTCCTGCGTGGGCTTCGCCGTGGGGCTGGGCAACGTCTGGCGCTTCCCCTACCTGTGCTACAAGAACGGCGGAG GCGTCTTCCTCATCCCCTACCTGCTCATCGTCTTCGTGGGCGGCATCCCCGTCTTCTTCCTGGAGGTGGCCCTGGGACAGTTCATGAAGCAGGGGGGCATCGCCGCCTGGAACATCGCCCCCCTCTTCAAAG GTCTGGGCTTGGCCTCCATGGTGATCGTCTTCTTCTGCAACTCCTACTACATCATGATCCTGGTGTGGGGGCTCTTCTACCTGGTGCACTCGCTGACCGACACGCTGCCCTGGGCCACCTGCGGCCACGCCTGGAACACGGAGCAGTGCGCCGAGTTCTTCCACCTGGAGCTGTGCCGAAACGCCAGCACCAAcgccagcgccgccgccgccgccggggcccTCAACTTCAGCTGCACCGACCTGGCCAACAAGCGCTCGCCCGTCATCGAGTTCTGGGA GAACAAGGTGCTGCGGCTCTCCGGGGACCTCAGCGAGCCGGGGGAGATGAACTGGCAGATGATTCTCTGCCTCGTCACCACCTGGGTCGTCGTCTACTTCTGCATCTGGAAGGGCGTCAAGTCGACGGGGAAG ATCGTCTACTTCACGGCGCTCTTCCCCTACGTGGtcctcatcctgctgctggtcCACGGCGTGACGCTGCCCGGGGCGCTGGGCGGCATCGTCTACTACCTGAAACCCGACTGGTCCAAACTGGCCGAGGCGCAg GTCTGGATCGACGCCGGCACCCAAATCTTCTTCTCCTACGCCATCGGGCTGGGCGCCCTGACCGCGCTGGGCAGCTACAACCGCTTCCACAACAACTGCTACAG GGACGCCTACATCCTGGCCGTCATCAACAGCTCCACCAGCTTCTTCGCCGGCTTCGTCGTGTTCTCCGTGCTGGGCTTCATGGCCTCGGAGCAAGGCGTGGACATCTCCAAGGTGGCCGAGTCTG GCCCTGGGCTGGCCTTCATCGCCTACCCCAAAGCTGTGACGCTGATGCCCTTGTCCCCGCTGTGGGCCACGCTCTTCTTCTTCatgctcctggtgctggggctggacaGCCAG TTTGTCGGTGTGGAGGGTTTCATCACGGGCATCCTGGACCTGTTCCCCCAGCCGGGGGCCGGCTCGCTGCGCCGCGAGCTCACCGCCGCGCTCTGCTGCGTCGTCTGCTGCCTCATCGACCTCTCCATGGTGACACAG GGCGGCATGTACGTGTTCCAGCTCTTTGACTACTACTCGGCCAGCGGGATCACGCTGCTGTGGCAGGCCTTCTGGGAGTGCGTGGTCATCGCCTGGGTCTACG GCGCCGACCGCTTCATGGACGACGTGGCCCGCATGATCGGCTACCGGCCCCTGCCCTTCATGAAGTGGTGCTGGGCCGTGGTGACGCCGCTGGTGTGCGTG GGCATCTTCGTGTTCCACGTGGTGAACTACAAGCCGCTGACGTACAACAAGACGTACGTGTACCCCTGGTGGGGCGACGCCATCGGCTGGGTCCTGGCGCTGTCCTCCATGCTCTGCATCCCCTGCACCGTCCTCTACAAGCTCCTGCGCTGCAAAGGTTCCCTGCGCGAG CGCTGGCAGCTCCTGACCACGCCGATCTGGGGCCACCACCACCTGGAGTACCTGACGCCCGAGGCCGAAGCCAAGCTCCTGGCCCCGGAGCCCCCCAAGGAGAAGACGACGCTCTTTGAGACTGTGATCTGA